The Rhodobacter sp. 24-YEA-8 DNA segment TCGCCTTTGGCGGCATGGCGGCGATCCCGAAACGCGCGCGCGGCGCAGAGGCGGCGCTTATCGGTCAGGACTGGAGCGAGACGACGATCCGCCATGCGATGCGCGCCATGGCGGAAGATTACCAGCCGCTTTCCGATATGCGCGCCTCGGCCGGCTACCGGCTTGCTGTCGCGCAAAATCTCTTGCTGCGCTACTTTCTGGAACGCTCCGGCGTTGAAACCTCCGTGCTGAAGGTGGCGCCATGAGCATCGGGAAACCCCTCCCCCACGATTCCGCGCCTTTGCATGTGGCGGGAACGGCGCGCTATCTGGATGACACTCCCCTGCCCCAGGGCGCGCTGCATCTGGCTTTTGGCCTGGCCGGCATAGCGCGCGGGAGGGTCGAGAGCATCGACCTAGCGCCCGTGCTGGCCGCGCCCGGTGTCGTGCGGGTGATTACGGCGGATGATCTGTTCGCCGCTTTCGGCGCTATGCCCGATTGTTCCCCTTCGACCCATGACGAGCCGCTGCTGAGCCCGGATGCCATTCATTTCCACGGCCAGCCGCTGTTTATCGTGCTGGCGGAAAGCCATCTCGCGGCGCGGCGGGCAGCGCGGCTGGCCCGGATCGACTACCACGAAGAAACCCCGATCCTGACCATCGAAGAGGCGCTGGAAGCAGACAGCCGCTTTGAACAGGGGCCGGTGATCTGGGCGCGGGGCGATGCGGCGGCGGCGATTGCAGCTGCGCCGCAGCGGATCGCGGGCCGCTTCCCGGTTGGCGGGCAGGAACATTTCTACCTTGAGGGCCAGATCGCAGCGGCGCTGCCGCAGGAAGACGGGATGCATATCCTGTCCTCGACCCAGCATCCAAGCGAGATCCAGCACAAGGTCGCCCATGCCCTGCATCTGCCGATGGCCGCAGTCCGGGTCGAGACGCGGCGGATGGGGGGCGGTTTCGGTGGCAAGGAAAGTCAGGGCAATGCACTGGCAATCGCCTGCGCGGTGGCGGCGCGCCTGACCGGCCAGGCCTGCAAGATGCGCTATGACCGCGATGATGATATAGTCATCACCGGCAAGCGCCACGATCTCGAGATCCGCTACGAGGCGGGGTTCGATGAAGAAGGCCGGGTGCTCGGGATAGCGGTCACGCATCTTTTCCGCTGCGGCTGGAGCCAGGATCTGTCTTTGCCGGTGGCGGACCGGGCGATGCTGCATGCGGACAATTGTTATTTCCTGAAGGACATCCGCATCGAGAGCCATCGGCTGAAAACCAATACAGCATCCGCCACCGCCTTCCGGGGCTTTGGCGGGCCGCAGGGGATGATCGGGATCGAGCGGGTGATGGATCATATCGCATTCGCCCTCGGACGCGAGCCGCTGGAGGTGCGGCGGATCAATTTCTACGAGCCGACCATTGCAGCAGAGGAACCGGGTGGCCAGCCCCCCGGCGCGTCACGGAGTATTCCGGGCAGGAGAAAGGGCGCTGTTCAGACCACGCCCTATCAGATGCCGGTCGAAGATTTTGTCGGGCAGGAGCTTGTGGCGCGACTGGTGCAAAGCTCGGATTACCTGGCGCGAAAGGCAGAGATTGCGTCCTGGAATGCGCGATCACAGGTGCTCAAGCGCGGCATCGCACTGACGCCGGTGAAATTCGGGATTTCCTTCACCCTGACATGGCTGAACCAGGCGGGGGCGCTGGTGCATGTCTACCAGGACGGCTCGGTGCATCTCAATCACGGTGGCACCGAGATGGGTCAGGGGCTGAACCTCAAGGTGGCCCAGGTGGTGGCAGAAGTCTTTGGCCTTGAGGCAGGCGATATCCGCATCACCGCGACTGACACGGCGAAAGTGCCCAATACCTCGGCGACGGCGGCCTCGTCAGGGTCGGATCTGAACGGGATGGCATCGCGCGAGGCGGCTTTGGTGATCCGGGGGCGGCTTGCCGGATTTCTGGCCGAAAAGCATCAGGTGGCGGTGGAGGCGGTGCGGTTCCAGGACGGGATGGTGCGGGTGGCGGGCGAGGCCTATCCCTTTGCCAGGGTTGCGGCCTGGGCCTATCAGGCGCGGATCTCGCTGTCTTCGACCGGCTTCTACGCCACGCCGAAAATCACCTGGGACCGGATCAGGGGTCAGGGCCGGCCGTTTTTGTATTTCGCCTATGGCGCGGCGGTAAGCGAGGTGGTGATCGATTGCCTGACCGGCGAGAACCGCATTTTGCGCACCGACATCCTGCATGACACCGGATCGCCGCTGAACCCCGCGATTGATATCGGCCAGATCGAGGGCGCCTATGTTCAGGGCGCAGGATGGCTGACCACCGAAGAACTGGTCTGGGACCGCAAGGGCCGGCTGATGACCCATGCGCCCTCGACCTATAAGATCCCGGCCTGTTCCGACCGGCCGCGTATTTTCAATGTGGAACTGTGGAACCGGCCAAATCGCGAAGCGACGGTTGGGCGCTCGAAAGCGGTGGGCGAGCCGCCTTTCATGCTGGGGATCTCGGTCCATGCCGCTTTGTCGGCGGCGGTCGCCGCCTGTGGCGCAGATTGTGGGGATGGGCGGGTCTGGCCTGATCTGGTGGCGCCCGCAACGCCGGAGGCGGTGCTGGCAGCGGTGGAAAGGGTCAGGCGCGATGTTTGACGCAGAAGCCCTGCGGGCGACACTTTCGGAACATGGGCCGGTGATCCGGGTGGTGATCGCCGGACATCAGGGGTCTTCCCCGCGCGAGGACGGGGCGGCGATGCTGGTCTGGGAGAACGGCCAGAAGGGCACGATCGGCGGCGGCGCGCTGGAATATCTCGCCGTGACGGGCGCGCGCAAGATGCTGGCAGGCGCCGGGAATGGCGGGCTGACACGCCATGCGCTTGGCCCGGGCCTTGGGCAATGCTGCGGCGGCTTGGTCGATCTGGTCAGCGAACACTGGGATCAGGCGCGGCTTGCCGGGCTGAGCGGCCCGGTCGTTGCGCGACCTGTCAGCCCGGAGGCGGGCGCGATGCCGTTCCGGATCCGGCGTGCACTGGCGCGGGCCCGCAATGGCCGGGCCTGGGAAGGCGGCCCGCTTTGCACCGGCGGCTGGCTGGCGGAGCCCCTGAGCGCGGCGGCCAGCCCGCTCTGGATCTGGGGGGCGGGCCATGTCGGACGGGCCCTGGTCGCGGTCCTCGGCCCGCTGCCGGATTTCGCGCTGACCTGGATCGACACGGCGCGCGCCCGCTTTCCTGACACCCTGCCCGAAGGCGTCGACGCGCTCTGGGCGGCGGACCCCGCGCAGCTGGTGCGACATGCGCCTGCGGGCGCCGGGCATCTGATCGTCACCTTCTCACATGCGCTGGATCTGGAGCTTTGCCACCTCCTGCTGGGGCAGGAGACGGCGGGAATCGGGCTGATCGGATCGGCCACTAAATGGGCCCGGTTTCGCAGCCGGCTCCTCGCTCTGGGGCATCCGGGGGGTGAAATATCGCGCATCACCTCGCCGATTGGTGATATGAGCCTTGGCAAACACCCACAGGCCATTGCGATTGGGGTGGCGGTGCAACTATTGAAACGGAAACGGGAATCCGGATTGGCCTCCGGGTCAGCAGCGGTGGAAAGAGCGGGGATCACGGATGACAGCCGGTTCGGATGAGCTTCTGCGGCTGGAGGGTCTGACAAGGGCCTATCCGGGTGTCATCGCCAACAGCGATGTGTCTTTCACCATCCGGGCGGGCGAGATCCACGCGCTTCTGGGCGAAAACGGCGCCGGGAAATCGACGCTGGTCAAGATGATCTACGGCCTGGTGCGGCCCGATCAGGGACGGATGACCCTGCGGGGCCAGCCCTATGCGCCAGCGCGCCCCGCCGAGGCGCGGCGTCTGGGTGTCGCGATGGTGTTTCAGCATTTCAGCCTGTTCGAGGCGCTGAATGTCGCCGAGAATGTCGCCCTCGGGATGGAGGATCCGCCGCCGATGCGCGCCCTTTCCGCGCGGATCCGCGAGGTTTCCGAAGCTTATGGCCTGCCGCTTGATCCGGGCCGCAACGTGGGTGATCTTTCTGCCGGGGAACGGCAACGGGTCGAGATCATCCGCTGCCTGCTTCAGGATCCGAAACTGCTGATCATGGATGAACCGACCTCGGTGCTGACGCCGCAGGAGGTGGAGATCCTGTTTCGCACGCTGCGGCAGCTGGCGGCGGCGGGGACCTCGATCCTTTATATCAGCCATAAGCTGGAAGAGATCCGGGCGCTCTGTGATGAGGCAACCATCCTCAGGCGTGGCCGGGTGGTGGCAACCTGTACGCCGCGCGAACGATCGGCACGCGAGATGGCGGAGCTGATGGTCGGCGCATCGCTGGCGGTGCCGGCACGTCGCAAAGGTCAGAAGGGCGATATCGCGCTGGAGGTGAACGGGCTGTCACTGGCCTCGCCGATCCCCTTTGGCACCGCCCTCAAAGACGTGGGCTTCAGCGTGAGAAAGGGCGAGGTTCTGGGGATCGCCGGTGTTGCGGGCAATGGCCAGGACGAGCTTTTGCTGGCGCTGTCGGGGGAAATGCCGGCCCCGGCAGATGCGATCCGGCTCGGCAGCACCGGGATCGGCACGCTCGGCCCGGCCGGGCGGCGTGCGGCAGGGCTGGTGGCCGCGCCCGAGGACCGCTACGGCCATGCGGCGGCACCGGATATGAGCCTGGTCGACAATGCCTGGCTGACCGCATCGGTGCGAATGAACCTCTCGGATCGCGGCTTTATCCGCCGCGCGAGAACGCGCGACTTCGCCGAAGAGGTGATCCGCGATTATGATGTGCGGACACCGGGGCCGGATGTGGCGGCGCGGGCGCTTTCGGGGGGGAATTTGCAGAAATTCCTGATGGGGCGCGAGCTGAAACAGGGGGCCGATGTCATCGTCATCAACCAGCCGACCTGGGGGGTGGATGCCGCGGCCGCAAGCGCGATCCGGCAGAAGATCCTCGATTGCGCGGGCCAGGGTGCGGCCGTCGTGGTGATCAGCCAGGATCTCGACGAGCTGATGGAAATCGCCGACAGCTTTGCAGTGCTGAATGAAGGCCGTCTTTCGGTGCCGCGCCCGGTTGAAGGGCTGAGCACCGAAGAGATCGGCCTGATGATGGGCGGGGCCCATGGGATGGAGGAGGCGCATCATGCGACCTGAAGCGCCGGCATCGGCCAGAGGACCGATTTCTGTACAGAAATCGTGCCAATTCCTGTGCAGGAATTGGTCGGCGCGGCAGGCGGGCGGAGGCGTCCCATGCTGAGGCTCGAGCGGCGCGCCACTCCGTCGCAGTTCTGGCTGTGGTTCACGCCGGTTCTGGCCGTTTTCCTGACCATGGTGGCGGGGGGGCTTTTATTTGCAGCGCTCGGCTCAAACCCCTTTACCGTGATCCGGACCATTTTCTGGGAGCCGCTCGCGGGGGCCAATGCCTCCTATTTCCGCGCCCAGCTTTTCATCAAGGCCGCCCCCCTGATCCTGATCGCGGTCGGCCTTGCCATGGGCTTTCGTGCCGGCATCTGGAATATCGGCGCCGAGGGCCAGTATATCATGGGCGCAATCATCGGCGCCTCGGTCGGCCTTGCCTTCTACCCGACGGAAAACCGGCTGATTTTTCCTGTCATGATCGCGGCCGGCGCCTTTGGCGGCTGGGCCTGGGCCATGATACCCGCCATCCTGAAGACGAAGTTCAACACCAATGAGATCCTCGTCTCGCTGATGCTCGTCTATGTCGCCCAGGCAATCCTCGCCAAGGCAGCGTTCAGCTTTCTGAGAAACCCGGACGGCATGGGCTTTCCCGGCAGCCGCAATTTCTCGGGCTATCCCGCCGCGCGCAATGTCGATCTGATCGAGCGCAGCGGATTCCACTGGGGTGCGGTCGCGGCACTTGGCGTGGCGGTGGCGGCCTATGTGCTGCTGACGCGCCACGGCATCGGCTTTCGCATCCGCCTTGCCGGTCAGGCACCGCGCGCAGCCCGGTTCCATGGTGTAAGCCCTGCCCGGCTGGTGATCTTCTGCCTCGGCCTCGCCGGCGCATTGGCCGGACTGGCCGGGATCTTCGAGGTCAGCGGCCCCTCTGGCCAGATCACCGATAAATTCGCGACCGGCTACGGGTTCACCGCCATCATCGTGGCCTTCCTTGGCCGGCTGAACCCGCTGGGGATCATCCTTGCAGGGCTTCTGATGGCGCTGACCTATGTGGGGGGCAGCCTGGCCGAATCGCGGCTCAACCTGCCTGCCGCCTCGATCCAGGTCTTCCAGGGGATGCTGCTCTTCTTCCTGCTGGGTGTCGATATGCTGACCAATTACCGCATCCGCATCGGCCGGAGCCTTGGGACAGGAGCAGGCGCATGATCATCGGTGGCCTTGATGTGGCGATCCTCCTCGCCTCGCTGATGGTGGGCGCGGTGCCGATCCTGCTCGCAGCCCTTGGCGAGACGGTGGTGGAGCGCTCGGGTGTGCTGAACCTCGGCGTCGAGGGAATGATGATCATCGGCGCGGTCAGCGGCTTTATCGCCGCCGTCACCTTGCAAAGCCCGGTCGCGGGCTTTGCCATCGGTGCCGCCTCTGGCGCGGCCTTCTCGCTGATCTTCGCGCTTTTGACACTGGTGTTCCAGGCCAATCAGGTTGCCACCGGCCTTGCGCTGACCCTTTTCGGGATCGGGGTCTCGTCGCTGGCGGGCCAGGGCTATAACGGCATCAAGCCGCCGGTCACCACGCCTGTGGACCTCGGGCCCCTGCGCGATATTCCCTTTCTCGGGCCGATGCTGTTCCGCCACGACTGGGTGGTTTATTTCTCGCTGCTGATGGTGCTGGTCACCTGGGTGCTGCTGAACCGGACCCGCGCCGGGCTGATCATCCGCGCCGTGGGCGAGAGCCATGAGGCGGCCCATGCGCTTGGCTATAAGGTCAACCGGATCCGGCTTCTGTGCATCCTGTTCGGAGGCGCCATGGCCGGGATGGGCGGCGCCTATGTCAGCCTGGTGCGGGTGCCGCAATGGACCGACCGGATGACCAATGGCGTCGGCTGGATCGCCCTGGCGATTGTGGTCTTCGCCTCATGGCGGCCCGGGCGCGTGCTGTTTGGTGCCTGGCTTTTCGGCGGGCTGATGGTGCTGGGGCCGAACCTCCAGGCCGCCGGCTATGCCATTCCGGTCGAATATCTTGCGATGGCGCCTTACGTCATCACGATCATCGTACTTGTCATCATGTCCTCGGGTCGCGGTCGCAGCTTTGGCGCGCCGGCCTCTCTGGGGCAGAATTTCCACGCCTCACGCTGAGGCATCTATTGCCGGGGCCTGCCGCCCCGGCCCGAACGGGGAGACTACCCATGCAACGCAGAAACCTGCTGGCAACTGCCGCCATCACCCTCGGCCTCGCGCTGTCAGGCGGCGCCGCCATGGCCCAGGGCCTGGAAAAGGTGAAGGCCTGCTTCATCTATGTCGGCCCGATCGGCGATGGCGGCTGGACCTATCAGCACCATCAGGGCGCACTGGCCCTGG contains these protein-coding regions:
- a CDS encoding ABC transporter ATP-binding protein, with protein sequence MTAGSDELLRLEGLTRAYPGVIANSDVSFTIRAGEIHALLGENGAGKSTLVKMIYGLVRPDQGRMTLRGQPYAPARPAEARRLGVAMVFQHFSLFEALNVAENVALGMEDPPPMRALSARIREVSEAYGLPLDPGRNVGDLSAGERQRVEIIRCLLQDPKLLIMDEPTSVLTPQEVEILFRTLRQLAAAGTSILYISHKLEEIRALCDEATILRRGRVVATCTPRERSAREMAELMVGASLAVPARRKGQKGDIALEVNGLSLASPIPFGTALKDVGFSVRKGEVLGIAGVAGNGQDELLLALSGEMPAPADAIRLGSTGIGTLGPAGRRAAGLVAAPEDRYGHAAAPDMSLVDNAWLTASVRMNLSDRGFIRRARTRDFAEEVIRDYDVRTPGPDVAARALSGGNLQKFLMGRELKQGADVIVINQPTWGVDAAAASAIRQKILDCAGQGAAVVVISQDLDELMEIADSFAVLNEGRLSVPRPVEGLSTEEIGLMMGGAHGMEEAHHAT
- a CDS encoding ABC transporter permease produces the protein MLRLERRATPSQFWLWFTPVLAVFLTMVAGGLLFAALGSNPFTVIRTIFWEPLAGANASYFRAQLFIKAAPLILIAVGLAMGFRAGIWNIGAEGQYIMGAIIGASVGLAFYPTENRLIFPVMIAAGAFGGWAWAMIPAILKTKFNTNEILVSLMLVYVAQAILAKAAFSFLRNPDGMGFPGSRNFSGYPAARNVDLIERSGFHWGAVAALGVAVAAYVLLTRHGIGFRIRLAGQAPRAARFHGVSPARLVIFCLGLAGALAGLAGIFEVSGPSGQITDKFATGYGFTAIIVAFLGRLNPLGIILAGLLMALTYVGGSLAESRLNLPAASIQVFQGMLLFFLLGVDMLTNYRIRIGRSLGTGAGA
- the xdhC gene encoding xanthine dehydrogenase accessory protein XdhC, producing MFDAEALRATLSEHGPVIRVVIAGHQGSSPREDGAAMLVWENGQKGTIGGGALEYLAVTGARKMLAGAGNGGLTRHALGPGLGQCCGGLVDLVSEHWDQARLAGLSGPVVARPVSPEAGAMPFRIRRALARARNGRAWEGGPLCTGGWLAEPLSAAASPLWIWGAGHVGRALVAVLGPLPDFALTWIDTARARFPDTLPEGVDALWAADPAQLVRHAPAGAGHLIVTFSHALDLELCHLLLGQETAGIGLIGSATKWARFRSRLLALGHPGGEISRITSPIGDMSLGKHPQAIAIGVAVQLLKRKRESGLASGSAAVERAGITDDSRFG
- a CDS encoding ABC transporter permease — encoded protein: MIIGGLDVAILLASLMVGAVPILLAALGETVVERSGVLNLGVEGMMIIGAVSGFIAAVTLQSPVAGFAIGAASGAAFSLIFALLTLVFQANQVATGLALTLFGIGVSSLAGQGYNGIKPPVTTPVDLGPLRDIPFLGPMLFRHDWVVYFSLLMVLVTWVLLNRTRAGLIIRAVGESHEAAHALGYKVNRIRLLCILFGGAMAGMGGAYVSLVRVPQWTDRMTNGVGWIALAIVVFASWRPGRVLFGAWLFGGLMVLGPNLQAAGYAIPVEYLAMAPYVITIIVLVIMSSGRGRSFGAPASLGQNFHASR
- the xdhB gene encoding xanthine dehydrogenase molybdopterin binding subunit — its product is MSIGKPLPHDSAPLHVAGTARYLDDTPLPQGALHLAFGLAGIARGRVESIDLAPVLAAPGVVRVITADDLFAAFGAMPDCSPSTHDEPLLSPDAIHFHGQPLFIVLAESHLAARRAARLARIDYHEETPILTIEEALEADSRFEQGPVIWARGDAAAAIAAAPQRIAGRFPVGGQEHFYLEGQIAAALPQEDGMHILSSTQHPSEIQHKVAHALHLPMAAVRVETRRMGGGFGGKESQGNALAIACAVAARLTGQACKMRYDRDDDIVITGKRHDLEIRYEAGFDEEGRVLGIAVTHLFRCGWSQDLSLPVADRAMLHADNCYFLKDIRIESHRLKTNTASATAFRGFGGPQGMIGIERVMDHIAFALGREPLEVRRINFYEPTIAAEEPGGQPPGASRSIPGRRKGAVQTTPYQMPVEDFVGQELVARLVQSSDYLARKAEIASWNARSQVLKRGIALTPVKFGISFTLTWLNQAGALVHVYQDGSVHLNHGGTEMGQGLNLKVAQVVAEVFGLEAGDIRITATDTAKVPNTSATAASSGSDLNGMASREAALVIRGRLAGFLAEKHQVAVEAVRFQDGMVRVAGEAYPFARVAAWAYQARISLSSTGFYATPKITWDRIRGQGRPFLYFAYGAAVSEVVIDCLTGENRILRTDILHDTGSPLNPAIDIGQIEGAYVQGAGWLTTEELVWDRKGRLMTHAPSTYKIPACSDRPRIFNVELWNRPNREATVGRSKAVGEPPFMLGISVHAALSAAVAACGADCGDGRVWPDLVAPATPEAVLAAVERVRRDV